One Nicotiana tomentosiformis chromosome 1, ASM39032v3, whole genome shotgun sequence genomic window, TTGAACACTAGTAAACAGCTCCCACAATAGCCGCGGAAATTTGCTATTCTGCTGTTTCATGGCTCACCTGAAAGCAAAGACAACTTGTCAACTTGTGCCCACGTTTTGCAGAACCCTACACAcctatatactatataatgaaccaaaatattgaccaaaaatCAAACAATCAAAAAGCCAACCAACCCCAACCACCCCCTTTCCTCTTTTTctttcaaaagaaaaaagaacctCCCTTTCATTGTTCTTTTTTGACATGGTACTCTTGGTTGAAAAGATTAGCCATTTTCTGAAACATCCCAACAGGCTGGAGAATCAACATCACAATTCAGAAGCCCTGTTGGCTTCTACTTTGCAAGTTTTTCGATCCGATGTATCGAAAATCTTGAACAAAGTCTTGCCAATTCCAGAACTCGGGACAGAACCAGAATTCCAGTTCTTGTCCATGGCCTGGATTCAGAAGTGCCTTGAAGCAATTCCAATGATTCATAGAGCTTTTGCAAAGCTTGTGGTTGAAATAGACCACCCAATAAACAGATGGGGAAAATCACAAGTTGAGGAGTACTTGGATTATACCTTGAATTTGCTAGAGCTGCTGAATTCTGTGACTTCTGGTGTTTCCCATTTGAGTCATGCTAAGCTTTGCATCTCTCATGGATTGAGCCAAATGAAAAAAGGTTCTAATTCATCGGCTTTAGAACATTTGAAAGAGATTCAGCCTCATGATCTTGGCAAGGAATTTAAAGTTGAAGGGAAGATAACAGAGAATGAAGAGAGTTCTTGCTCAGGAAAAGATTTGATCATTCATCGATGCTTGTGGATTTTGAGGAGCATTTCTTTGTGGGTTTTCGGGGTTTTGTTATCTGTAATATGCAGTGATGTTAAACCCTACATGGAATTGAGGATATCAGCTGGTTTGTTTGATGATTCTTTGATCAAAGGCTGGGATTCTGTATTAGCCAAGGAAATCGCAGAAAATACTGGTGTGTCAAAAGAGGTGAAAGAGAT contains:
- the LOC138907129 gene encoding protein BPS1, chloroplastic-like codes for the protein MVLLVEKISHFLKHPNRLENQHHNSEALLASTLQVFRSDVSKILNKVLPIPELGTEPEFQFLSMAWIQKCLEAIPMIHRAFAKLVVEIDHPINRWGKSQVEEYLDYTLNLLELLNSVTSGVSHLSHAKLCISHGLSQMKKGSNSSALEHLKEIQPHDLGKEFKVEGKITENEESSCSGKDLIIHRCLWILRSISLWVFGVLLSVICSDVKPYMELRISAGLFDDSLIKGWDSVLAKEIAENTGVSKEVKEINEVVTSLRAAVANGEVAIELRRRLKDFEELLQTIGKKTNDLFTEVLGERSKFLDSLQHTRK